The Rhodopseudomonas palustris genome window below encodes:
- a CDS encoding TetR/AcrR family transcriptional regulator, producing the protein MSPEAKAQVRAAFVAAGRRLLATKNSEGYSLRAVAAAAGYSPGTIYQYFSDQRDLLFAIREQDMLEATIELERIAEAEPDTETRVRKLLLGAMRYWLDHFDHFETLFALAPSMQIVRSGDGVAFGRSAVVERAYAVFERAVGAFLQEHATPDIGCKAAVDCLLAAVHGMIWFPHATRTMDWTKTEPMIGMVIDAVLTSWKRAGTGGKREGAGGK; encoded by the coding sequence ATGTCCCCCGAGGCCAAGGCCCAGGTCCGCGCGGCGTTCGTCGCGGCCGGCCGAAGGCTGCTCGCGACCAAGAATTCCGAAGGTTACTCGCTGCGCGCCGTCGCGGCGGCGGCCGGCTACTCGCCGGGCACGATCTATCAGTACTTCTCGGATCAACGCGATCTGCTGTTCGCGATCCGCGAGCAGGACATGCTCGAAGCGACGATCGAGCTGGAGCGGATCGCCGAGGCCGAGCCCGACACCGAGACGCGCGTGCGAAAGCTGCTGCTCGGCGCGATGCGCTATTGGCTCGATCACTTCGACCATTTCGAGACGCTGTTCGCGCTGGCGCCGTCGATGCAGATCGTGCGCAGCGGCGACGGCGTCGCGTTCGGCCGTTCGGCGGTCGTCGAGCGCGCTTATGCGGTGTTCGAGCGCGCCGTCGGTGCGTTTCTGCAGGAGCACGCGACGCCCGACATCGGTTGCAAAGCCGCGGTGGACTGCCTGCTGGCCGCGGTCCACGGCATGATCTGGTTTCCCCACGCGACGCGAACGATGGACTGGACCAAGACCGAACCGATGATCGGCATGGTCATCGACGCGGTGCTGACGAGCTGGAAGCGCGCGGGGACGGGCGGGAAACGTGAAGGCGCAGGCGGGAAGTAA
- a CDS encoding ABC transporter substrate-binding protein → MSRKPTRREFSVTALATALTATLPAPFVWAANKTYDPGASDTEIKLGQTVPHSGPGSLYGVLGRVGEAYFQMLNEKGGINGRKIKFLSVDDSYSAPKCVEATRRLVEQEEVLALFGSLGTAPQTAVHKYLNSKGVPQLLLNSGASKWNDPKKFKWTMAGLPLYPTEARILARHVLKTRPNAKIGILYQNDDFGRDFLGPFKKVLQEAGGTAQVIMEQSYDLTEPTVDSQLINLSKSGADVFFNVSTGKAASQSIRKVAELGWKPLHLLFSSSTGRSILSAAGLANATGIVAVRYAKEVGGPLWANDPDVLAFEDLRKTYLPNVDPGNTIAFAGYGQAVTMAEVLRRCGDDLRRANVLKQAIGLAGFRPPYFLEGISHSFSADDYTPMKTLFISQFNGKDWDVSDKPVAE, encoded by the coding sequence ATGAGCCGCAAGCCGACACGCCGCGAATTCAGCGTCACCGCGCTCGCCACCGCACTGACCGCGACCCTGCCGGCGCCGTTCGTATGGGCCGCCAACAAGACCTACGATCCGGGGGCGAGCGACACCGAAATCAAGCTCGGCCAGACCGTGCCGCATTCCGGGCCCGGCTCGCTCTACGGCGTGCTCGGCCGCGTCGGCGAGGCGTATTTCCAGATGCTCAACGAGAAGGGCGGCATCAACGGACGCAAGATCAAGTTCCTGAGCGTCGACGATTCCTACAGCGCGCCGAAATGCGTCGAGGCGACGCGGCGGCTGGTGGAGCAGGAGGAGGTGCTGGCGCTGTTCGGTTCGCTCGGCACCGCGCCGCAGACCGCCGTGCACAAGTATCTCAATTCCAAAGGCGTGCCGCAATTGCTGCTGAACAGTGGCGCGTCGAAATGGAACGACCCGAAGAAGTTCAAATGGACCATGGCGGGGCTGCCGCTGTACCCGACCGAGGCGCGGATTCTCGCCAGGCACGTCCTGAAGACCAGGCCGAATGCGAAGATCGGCATCCTCTATCAGAACGACGATTTCGGCCGCGATTTTCTCGGCCCGTTCAAGAAGGTGCTGCAGGAGGCGGGCGGCACCGCGCAGGTGATCATGGAGCAGAGCTACGACCTCACCGAGCCGACGGTGGATTCGCAGCTGATCAATCTGTCCAAATCAGGCGCCGACGTGTTCTTCAACGTCTCGACCGGCAAGGCGGCGTCGCAGTCGATCCGCAAGGTCGCCGAGCTCGGCTGGAAGCCACTGCACCTGCTGTTTTCGAGTTCGACCGGACGCTCGATCCTGAGCGCCGCGGGCCTCGCCAACGCGACCGGCATCGTCGCCGTGCGCTACGCCAAGGAGGTCGGCGGACCGCTGTGGGCGAACGACCCGGACGTGCTGGCGTTCGAGGATCTGCGCAAGACATATCTGCCCAACGTCGATCCCGGCAACACCATCGCCTTTGCCGGCTACGGCCAGGCCGTGACGATGGCGGAAGTGCTGCGCCGCTGCGGCGACGACCTCCGCCGCGCGAATGTGTTGAAGCAGGCGATCGGGCTCGCGGGCTTCCGGCCGCCGTATTTTCTCGAAGGCATCAGTCACAGCTTTTCGGCGGACGACTACACGCCGATGAAGACGCTGTTCATCTCGCAATTCAACGGCAAGGACTGGGACGTCTCCGACAAGCCGGTCGCCGAGTAA
- a CDS encoding cytochrome P450, whose translation MSAAAIAMTEFPTASAGILPGDGPFWERLPPRDARAMRLPDGLLLQDQEDVRTAFRDKRLVNLALAMLRSDPTVDPAFIERRTKQLLSMEGPDHLRLRQLTMTAMSPRAVEGYRMRMRTIMENLVTPVLQQGRCEAVESLLRPYPIPVVCALMGIPDQDIDFFSRVSADWVAFMHLGTGAAAVSYAAHLDMDAYLLPVIERRETRLGDDMLSHLLRAEEDGDRLSRHEIVNMIGGFLAAGTDTTRYVLGSGLYLFAQNPDQWQKLRERPELVGRAVDEVLRCAPAGGFISRYASTDVDINGLAIPKGTSLALSLLALNYDPNIFEEPQRFDIERPMVRAPHLTFGFGPHTCLGLHLAKAELEEALLVLSRAFVTLELDGPCEWRPPHGLQGPTSLPIAFTAAANVAGAREVA comes from the coding sequence ATGAGCGCTGCGGCGATTGCGATGACCGAATTCCCGACGGCATCGGCCGGCATCCTGCCCGGCGACGGTCCGTTCTGGGAACGGCTGCCGCCGCGCGATGCGCGCGCGATGCGGCTGCCGGACGGCCTCTTGCTGCAGGATCAGGAGGATGTCCGCACTGCCTTCCGCGACAAGCGCCTCGTCAATCTCGCATTGGCGATGCTGCGATCCGACCCGACGGTCGATCCGGCCTTCATCGAGCGCCGCACCAAGCAGTTGCTCAGCATGGAGGGGCCCGATCATCTGCGGCTGCGCCAATTGACCATGACGGCGATGTCGCCCCGCGCCGTCGAAGGCTATCGCATGCGGATGCGCACGATCATGGAAAATCTCGTCACCCCGGTGCTGCAGCAGGGCCGATGCGAAGCGGTCGAGTCGCTGTTGCGGCCGTATCCGATCCCGGTGGTCTGTGCGCTGATGGGCATCCCCGATCAGGATATCGATTTCTTCTCGCGGGTCTCCGCCGACTGGGTCGCGTTCATGCATCTGGGCACGGGCGCCGCGGCCGTGTCCTATGCGGCGCATCTCGACATGGACGCTTATCTTCTTCCGGTGATCGAAAGACGCGAGACGCGGCTCGGCGACGATATGCTCAGCCATCTGCTGCGCGCCGAAGAGGACGGCGACCGGCTGTCGCGACACGAAATCGTCAACATGATCGGCGGCTTCCTCGCCGCCGGCACCGACACGACGCGCTATGTGCTGGGCAGCGGGCTGTATCTGTTCGCGCAAAACCCCGACCAGTGGCAGAAGCTGCGCGAGCGCCCGGAGCTGGTCGGCCGCGCGGTCGACGAGGTGCTGCGTTGTGCGCCGGCGGGGGGCTTCATTTCGCGCTACGCGTCGACGGATGTCGACATCAACGGTCTCGCCATCCCGAAGGGAACGTCGCTCGCTCTGTCGCTGCTGGCGCTGAACTACGATCCGAACATCTTCGAAGAGCCACAGCGCTTCGACATCGAACGCCCAATGGTGCGGGCGCCGCATCTGACCTTCGGCTTCGGTCCGCACACCTGCCTCGGCCTGCATCTGGCGAAGGCCGAACTCGAGGAGGCGCTGCTGGTGCTGTCGCGCGCCTTCGTCACGCTCGAACTCGACGGGCCCTGCGAATGGCGGCCGCCGCACGGCCTACAGGGCCCGACCTCGCTGCCGATCGCGTTTACGGCTGCGGCCAATGTCGCCGGGGCGCGTGAAGTCGCCTGA